Sequence from the Bacillus thuringiensis genome:
ATAGGGGTATTAGGAAAGCAGGAAAGTACTTTCCAAAATACGTATTACGAGCAAACTGTACGAAAAGTACAACCGAAGCTTGTTATTCCAATACATTGGGACGATTTCAACAAACCACTGACAGATACTCTTGAAGCAATGCCTAAATATGCGGACAATACCAAAAATGGATTAGATTTTATTATTCAAAGGACAAAAGCAGATAAAATTGATTTTCAAATACTTCAAGGTTTTAGAAGTATTTTCTTCTAAAAAAGGGATTCACCACACCTCTATCAAGTTAAGAAACATAAAAAACGATAATAATGAACTTCCGCGCTAAAAAAGCTACGAAATTTTCGTTTAGGGGGCAATCTGTTCTGCTAGCTTGATAGTGATGTGGTGCTACCCTATGCCCATCAAGCTAAAATTTTATAGTAACCCCAGAACGAAATCTTGTACTAACTTGTAACAAAAAAGCTTATTTTTTGTTTTGGGGTATTTGCTTTTCTTAACTTGATGGGTATATGGAGGCGTCCTAACTGGATAGTATAATTATTTATATTAAAAACGCAGTCAATCAAACGGAATGTAATTGAAGGACAAGCCATAATAAAAAGGCTGTTTAATATATTAATCATGTATAATATATTAAACATTTTATGTTCTTTTGTTTTTCTAAATTTAATAACTAAGAAGAAAATAGGCAATAGAGGAGGGGGAACATTGAGATTTTTTACGATATTTGCATCAAGGAATGATACAAGTGATGTAGAAGGTTTCATTACTCAAGTTTTCAAAGATGGGTTCAAGGTTGACCGCAATAAAAATGAATATACTATTCAATCGAAAAGACTATTTGGCAAAAATAAAATTATTATTCGGGTGGATTCTGAAGAATCATCTCCTGATTATTTTTCCAATAATATTCCTGGAATGATGCAAATGTACGATCAAATTGAATTTCAAGAAGAACATCTTAAGAGGACAGTTTTGGCACAGATTTCTGTAATTAATACCATAATCGCTATAGAGACGAAGAAGGATTATAGTGATGAATACGTGGAGCTGTTTCTTAAATTACTTAATCAGGTAAATGGTATTGGTTTTATCCCTAATCGAACTCTTATCGGGAATGATGGAAAAGTAATCGTATTTCCGGATGGATCCTCTGGTCCTTCAGAATTTACTCCTCAAGCATGTACGAACAAAATAATGGGACAGAATAGTACTTCTACCGATGGGGAGAAAAGAAGACAAAAATCGATAAGTTACCTGCAAGATAAAGGGATTCCATATATCGAAGGATTGCCTCAATTGCCTCCTTTGACAAGTATTGAGTTAAGAAGTCGAGAAGAAATTACGAAGAGAGCAGTAGCTTTGCTGATTGTCATACAATATGCTTGTGATGTTGCCCAAGAAGGTGATTTGAAAACTTCTAAAGAGTTCGTCATGGAACTGTTAAAAAAATTCGATGTGGTTGAATCATTAACAAAGCAGGAAAGAAATTTCCTGAATTCAGAGCAACCTGACGAGACAGAAGCGATACAGATTGCATGGCAGTATGAAGCCCAATGGGTTTTACTTTGGTCAATAGGTCTCGTGAATACACTGAAATTTCCAAGAGAAATCTGTGACTGTCATTATGCAATTAAACTTGTTTCTGATTGTAGTTCTTTTAATGAATTTTATCAACAAACAAGATTGCGCAGTGCAGGAGAGATTTTGGACGAGGCCGACCTCATTTATCGGCTTCATTGGGCTTGTGTACATGATAGAATTAATGCGAGAGAAGCAACTGCAGGTATGCAGGAAAGTATTGTTATTGAAAGACGAAGAGGCTTGTTTTGGTTAATTAATTATAAAAATGAAGATTGGGATTGTATATCCATGGATACATAATATATATTCTTTGTTCTGTAGAGAGTTTGTATTTTAAATAATAAAATTATTGTTTCATTAGTTCAATCTCTTACAGGAGAACGGATGGGAATTCCATAGGTATGAGAAAAAACAGTCTGTGATATCCTAGGCTTCATATACAACTTTTCTATGTTAAATAACTTGATTCTACCGTACATTTTGAATGGATATGTTATCGTTACTGTAGAAAAAGGATGAATTAATTATTTATTAGTTTACATGTTTCAAGCGTATCTATATTGAGTTTGTAAATCTACATAATAAGGTTTCATTGTATGTAATAAGTGCGATAGAAGCTAAGGTAGATAAAATTCGGTAGTCGAAATTTCTTGCATAAAGCTGTATAATGCTTGTAACGAAAGGGAAATACAGGAAAGGATTTGTATTGAGTTACTATGGATAAAGATAAACAACAATTAAGCGTTGAAGTTGCAAGATTATATTATCAATCAGATTATAGTCAGCAAGAAATTGCTAACAAATTAAATATTTCAAGACCGACGATTTCTAGATTGTTAAAGTACGCGAAAGAAAAAGGATTTGTTCAAATTAGTATAGCTGATCCATTTGCTGATTTAGATAACGTTGGGAATTTACTGAAAGAAAAGTACAACTTGTTAGAGGCACATGTCGTATTTTCTCCAGTGCCAGAATATGCAACGATTACAGAGTATATAAGTAAATATGCAGCTGAGTATATGGAAAAGACGGTTAAAAACGGTGATATCGTTGGTGTAAGCTGGGGAATGACGATGTATGAAATCGCTAGAAAAATTGTACCGCAACATGTAAAAGGTGTAGAAGTTGTCCAGCTAAAAGGTGGTATTAGTCATTCGAGTGTAAATACATATGCGAATGAGACGATAGCTTTATTTGCAGATGCTTTTCAAACGACGCCAAGAAACCTACCTCTTCCAGTTATATTTGATAATGCAGTGACAAAAGAATTAGTAGAGCAGGATCGACATATTCATCACATTATCGAAATGGGGAAACAAGCGAATATTGCAATTTTTACTGTAGGAACAGTGCGAGACGAAGCGCTATTATTCCGATTAGGTTATTTCGATAAGGATGAAACAAGTTTACTCAAAAAACAATCGGTCGGTGACATTTGTTCACGTTTCTTTGATGGAGACGGAAATATTAGTAGCGAAGAAATTAATAAGCGGACTATTGGAATTGAGTTAGAAGAACTGAAATTAAAGAAACGCTCTATTTTAGTTGCAGGTGGTAATAGAAAAATAAAAGCAATTGATGGTGCGTTACGTGGTGGGTATGCAAATGTATTAATTATCGATCAGCATACGGCTAAAGAATTGTTACATTATCAAAAAGGTTAAAAATAAAAGGCTTTCTCAAGATATTAATTTTGAGAAAGCCTTTTATTTTGTTATGTATGATAGGAGTGTTTTTTAAATACAAATTGCAGTTTTTAAAATAATTATGGATATTGAGATACATACTACCATTGTTAATATAAAAGTTTTAATTTTATATATGGAGTGTTTCTTAGTTAGAATGCGCTTTATTTAGTACAAGAAAATTACTTTTAAAAGTATGAACAAAATTTCAAAAGTGTATTTACATTTGTTCAACTAAGAGTTAGAATGAAGTTGTTAAAAGATATGAGGAGTGAAGATAATGAACATTGCAAAGTTAATTGACCATACAATTTTAAAAGCTAATACTACAAAAGAAGATGTTATGAAAGTAATCGAAGAAGCAAAGGAATATAAATTCGCTTCTGTTTGTATTAATCCTACATGGGTGAAGCTAGCTGCTGAAGAATTAGCTGGACATGATGTAGACGTTTGTACTGTAATCGGTTTCCCATTAGGAGCAAGCACGACTGAAACAAAAGCATTTGAAACAAAAGATGCTATCGCAAAAGGTGCAACTGAAGTTGATATGGTAATCAACGTAGGTGCTTTAAAAGATGGAGACAACGAATTCGTTGAAAAAGACATTTATGAAGTAGTACAAGCAGCAAAAGGAAAAGCTCTTGTAAAAGTAATCATTGAAACTTGCCTATTAACAGATGAAGAAAAAGTACGCGCTTGTGAATTATCAGTAAAAGCTGGTGCCGATTTCGTAAAAACTTCAACTGGATTCTCAACTGGCGGAGCAACTGCTGAAGATATCGCATTAATGCGTAAAACAGTAGGACCAAACGTTGGTGTAAAAGCATCTGGTGGCGTTCGTACACGTGAAGATGCAGACAAAATGGTAGCTGCTGGAGCTTCTCGCGTTGGAGCTAGTGCTAGTGTTGCAATCGTATTAAATGATGCAAAAGGTGCTACAGATAACTACTAATCATTAATGAAGTTAAGAGCAATAGATATACAAAGTAAAGTGTATCTATTGCTTTAACAATCGAAAAAAATGTAAGCGGATACGAATAGGAGGAGACGGCTTATGAAATACTTAATTGGTATTTTTGGCCTCGTATTGATTTTAGGTATCGCTTGGCTTGCTAGCAATAATAGAAAGAAAGTCAAATATCGCCCAATCATAACGATGGTTATATTGCAATTCATTTTGGGGTTTTTATTATTAAATACAAGTGTAGGGAATATATTAATTAGCGGAATAGCAGATGGTTTTGGAGAGCTATTAAAATATGCAGCTGACGGTGTGAATTTCGTATTTGGTGGATTAGTAAATCAAAAAGAGTTTTCGTTCTTTTTAAGTGTATTAATGCCAATCGTATTTATCTCAGCTTTAATCGGTATTTTGCAACATATTAAAGTGTTACCTATTATCGTGAAATCTATCGGTCTAGCATTAAGTAAAGTAAATGGAATGGGGAAACTAGAATCATATAACGCTGTTGCTTCTGCGATTTTAGGACAATCTGAAGTTTTTATTTCAGTTAAGAAACAACTAGGATTATTGCCAGAGAAAAGAATGTATACATTATGTGCATCGGCAATGTCTACCGTTTCAATGTCTATCGTTGGATCGTATATGGTGTTATTAAAACCACAATATGTTGTAACCGCTTTAGTGCTTAACTTATTCGGTGGATTTATTATCGCTTCTATCATTAATCCGTATGAAGTTACTGAAGAAGAGGATATGTTAGAAGTACAAGAAGAAGAGAAAAAGACTTTCTTTGAAGTATTAGGGGAATACATTATAGACGGATTTAAAGTTGCGATTACAGTAGCAGCTATGTTAGTCGGTTTTGTTGCTCTTATCGCATTCATTAATGCAGTATTTAAAGGTGTAATCGGTATTTCATTCCAAGAAATCCTTGGTTATGTATTTGCACCATTTGCATTTATTATGGGTGTACCTTGGCATGAAGCTGTTAATGCCGGAAATATTATGGCAACAAAATTAGTATCAAATGAATTTGTCGCTATGACAGATTTAGCACAAGGAAACTTTAATTTCTCAGATAGAACGACAGCGATTATATCTGTATTCTTAGTTTCATTTGCAAACTTCTCTTCAATTGGAATTATTGCAGGAGCAGTTAAGAGCTTAAATGAAAAGCAAGGGAATGTAGTCGCAAGATTTGGATTGAAATTACTTTTCGGTGCAACATTAGTAAGTTTCTTATCAGCAACAATCGTGGGCTTATTATTTTAATAGATTCATATCATATAAAAAGGAATGGTGATTGTAATGAGAATGGTAGATATTATTGCGAAAAAACGTGACGGTAAAGAATTAACGACTGAAGAAATCCAATTCTTTATTAATGGATATACAGACGGAAGTATTCCTGATTATCAAGTGAGTGCACTTGCAATGGCAATCTTCTTTAAAGATATGACAGATCGTGAGCGTGCAGATTTAACGATGGCAATGGTGGAGTCTGGAGAAACGATCGACTTATCAGCAATTGAAGGAATTAAAGTAGACAAACATTCAACTGGCGGTGTTGGTGATACAACAACATTAGTATTAGGACCATTAGTAGCTGCTTTAGATGTACCAGTAGCAAAAATGTCTGGTCGTGGTTTAGGGCATACAGGCGGAACAATCGATAAATTAGAAGCGGTAGAAGGATTCCACGTTGAAATTACGAAAGAGCAGTTCATTGATATTGTAAACCGTGACAAAGTAGCTGTTATTGGACAAACTGGTAACTTAACGCCTGCAGATAAAAAAATCTATGCATTACGCGATGTAACAGGAACAGTAAACTCTATTCCTCTAATTGCAAGTTCAATTATGAGTAAAAAAATTGCAGCTGGTGCTGACGCAATCGTACTTGATGTGAAAACAGGTGCTGGCGCATTCATGAAAACAGAAGAAGATGCAAAAGAATTAGCACATGCAATGGTACGTATCGGAAATAATGTAGGACGTCAAACTATGGCTGTTATTTCAGATATGTCACAACCACTTGGTTTTGCAATTGGTAACGCTCTAGAAGTGAAAGAAGCGATTGATACGTTGAAAGGTGAAGGTCCAGAAGATTTAACAGAATTAGTACTCGTATTAGGAAGTCAGATGGTTGTACTTGCGAAAAAAGCAAATACGTTAGAAGAAGCTCGTGAAATGTTAATTGAAGTGATGAAGAACGGAAAAGCAACTGAGAAGTTTAAAGAATTCTTAAGCAATCAAGGCGGAGATAGCTCCATTGTAGACAATCCAGAAAAAATGCCACAAGCGAAGTATGTAATTGATGTACCTGCCAAAACTTCAGGTGTTATTTCTAACATTGTTGCAGATGAAATCGGTATCGCAGCTATGTTACTAGGTGCTGGCCGTGCAACAAAAGAAGATGAAATCGATTTAGCGGTAGGATTAATGTTACGTAAAAAAGTGGGCGATGCAGTAAAAGAAGGTGAGCCGTTCGTAACGATTTATGCAAATCGTGAAAATGTAGAAGATGTAAAAGCTAAAATTTATGAGAACATTTCTATCGCTGAAACAGCGGTGGCTCCTAAATTAGTTCATACAGTTATTACTGACTAATTATCATTACACTTACTTTGAGGAGGAAATAATATGGATAAGAAAAAATATATTGAAGAAGCAAATAAGATGTTAGCAAAAGCATATATTCCGTATTCAAAATTTCCTGTTGGTGCAGCATTAGTTACGAAAGAAGGTAAAATCTATACTGGTTGTAATATAGAAAATGCTTCTTATGGTTTATGTAACTGTGCAGAAAGAACAGCGATCTTTAAAGCAGTATCTGAAGGGGAGCGCGATTTTAGTTATTTAGTCATTACAGGAGAAACGGACGGACCAATTTCACCGTGTGGTGCTTGTAGACAAGTAATTGCTGAATTCTGTGATCCGAAAATGCCTGTATTATTAACAAATGTAAAAGGTGATGAAAAAGAAGTGACCGTTGAGCAGTTACTTCCAGGTGCTTTCTCAATAGAAGATCTAAAATAAATTGAAAAGCCATTCCGCAAATATGAATTGTGGAATGGTTTTTTTATTTTCGAAAGTTGAATGTAATATTTTGTTCATATTCCGTTCATAAACTTCGCGTAAAATAAGTGCATCGAATATGGAAATTTTACAGCAGGAGGAATAGAATAAAGAAATTATATAATGCTGTATTTACTTCATTATTTGTTTATGAGTTTGCTTGAAAAACCTTTTAAATAGATAGGAGTGGGGAGAGTATGATAGCACTTTTATCAAGTATCGTAGCAGTCTGTATGGCTGTTGGAGTAATGTTTCTTCGCTTTAAGGCAGCGAAAAAACCAGTAACGAAAAAGAAAATTATATTGCCACCAATTTTTATGAGTACAGGCGCGATGATGTACTTTTTACCAGAGTTTCGATTAACATCGTTAGAAATAGTAGAGGCAATTATCGCAGGGCTTATTTTCTCTATATTTCTTATTAAAACAACAAAGTTTGAAATAAGAGATGAACAAATATATATGAAACCGTCAAAAGCATTTATATTTATTTTAGTCGGATTATTAGCTGTACGAGTAGCATTGAAATCATATTTAAGTCAATCGATTGATTTAGCGGAGTTAAGTGGATTGTTTTTCTTACTCGCATTTGCGATGATTATATCGTGGAGAATTGCGATGTATCGCTCGTTTACTAAATTAGAAAAGACAATAAAAAGAGCTGGAATTTCTATATAGGAAATCCAGCTCTTTTTATGTTTTATTAAAATTCTTTAGCGCGGAACTCATTTGCTTAATTTTAAACGTATTTGAGCATCTTGTAATGCGGCTGGTGTAACGTTAAGACCATTTTGATCAACAATTTTTGTGTTTAGTAAAATGGAATCTAAGCTTCCACGAAATGTTTGTGTATAGTTTTGACGCAACATTTGTTGTTCTTGTTTTTCATCAACTGTTAATCCAGTTGCTTTTTCTTTTTTTGATAATTCGTTAATACGGAATAAAATGTTTTTCATTTGTTTCACCTCTAGTTAGAATTAATTACATTAGTAACTTACTAATGTATAGTTATTGTAACCTATCTTTTAATAAGTGTCAATGCCTATAAACATTCCTTGTTTTGTAAGTGTATGGGGTGATAAATAATGAAAAAACTACAAATACTTGAAATAGAAAAGATGTTAATATACAATACCTTAGTAGGGTATATAAAGTATTGTTTTACTTTACGAGAGTAATAAGCAAAAAGGAGTATGTAATAATGAATGCAGTAATTTCAAAGAAAGAAACAATCATCTCATATACGATTGCTATTTTATTTATTTTAGCTATGGTAACAGCTGGTGTGTTATTAAATGATC
This genomic interval carries:
- a CDS encoding DUF4272 domain-containing protein, whose translation is MRFFTIFASRNDTSDVEGFITQVFKDGFKVDRNKNEYTIQSKRLFGKNKIIIRVDSEESSPDYFSNNIPGMMQMYDQIEFQEEHLKRTVLAQISVINTIIAIETKKDYSDEYVELFLKLLNQVNGIGFIPNRTLIGNDGKVIVFPDGSSGPSEFTPQACTNKIMGQNSTSTDGEKRRQKSISYLQDKGIPYIEGLPQLPPLTSIELRSREEITKRAVALLIVIQYACDVAQEGDLKTSKEFVMELLKKFDVVESLTKQERNFLNSEQPDETEAIQIAWQYEAQWVLLWSIGLVNTLKFPREICDCHYAIKLVSDCSSFNEFYQQTRLRSAGEILDEADLIYRLHWACVHDRINAREATAGMQESIVIERRRGLFWLINYKNEDWDCISMDT
- a CDS encoding sugar-binding transcriptional regulator — encoded protein: MDKDKQQLSVEVARLYYQSDYSQQEIANKLNISRPTISRLLKYAKEKGFVQISIADPFADLDNVGNLLKEKYNLLEAHVVFSPVPEYATITEYISKYAAEYMEKTVKNGDIVGVSWGMTMYEIARKIVPQHVKGVEVVQLKGGISHSSVNTYANETIALFADAFQTTPRNLPLPVIFDNAVTKELVEQDRHIHHIIEMGKQANIAIFTVGTVRDEALLFRLGYFDKDETSLLKKQSVGDICSRFFDGDGNISSEEINKRTIGIELEELKLKKRSILVAGGNRKIKAIDGALRGGYANVLIIDQHTAKELLHYQKG
- the deoC gene encoding deoxyribose-phosphate aldolase, whose protein sequence is MNIAKLIDHTILKANTTKEDVMKVIEEAKEYKFASVCINPTWVKLAAEELAGHDVDVCTVIGFPLGASTTETKAFETKDAIAKGATEVDMVINVGALKDGDNEFVEKDIYEVVQAAKGKALVKVIIETCLLTDEEKVRACELSVKAGADFVKTSTGFSTGGATAEDIALMRKTVGPNVGVKASGGVRTREDADKMVAAGASRVGASASVAIVLNDAKGATDNY
- a CDS encoding NupC/NupG family nucleoside CNT transporter, coding for MKYLIGIFGLVLILGIAWLASNNRKKVKYRPIITMVILQFILGFLLLNTSVGNILISGIADGFGELLKYAADGVNFVFGGLVNQKEFSFFLSVLMPIVFISALIGILQHIKVLPIIVKSIGLALSKVNGMGKLESYNAVASAILGQSEVFISVKKQLGLLPEKRMYTLCASAMSTVSMSIVGSYMVLLKPQYVVTALVLNLFGGFIIASIINPYEVTEEEDMLEVQEEEKKTFFEVLGEYIIDGFKVAITVAAMLVGFVALIAFINAVFKGVIGISFQEILGYVFAPFAFIMGVPWHEAVNAGNIMATKLVSNEFVAMTDLAQGNFNFSDRTTAIISVFLVSFANFSSIGIIAGAVKSLNEKQGNVVARFGLKLLFGATLVSFLSATIVGLLF
- a CDS encoding pyrimidine-nucleoside phosphorylase; amino-acid sequence: MRMVDIIAKKRDGKELTTEEIQFFINGYTDGSIPDYQVSALAMAIFFKDMTDRERADLTMAMVESGETIDLSAIEGIKVDKHSTGGVGDTTTLVLGPLVAALDVPVAKMSGRGLGHTGGTIDKLEAVEGFHVEITKEQFIDIVNRDKVAVIGQTGNLTPADKKIYALRDVTGTVNSIPLIASSIMSKKIAAGADAIVLDVKTGAGAFMKTEEDAKELAHAMVRIGNNVGRQTMAVISDMSQPLGFAIGNALEVKEAIDTLKGEGPEDLTELVLVLGSQMVVLAKKANTLEEAREMLIEVMKNGKATEKFKEFLSNQGGDSSIVDNPEKMPQAKYVIDVPAKTSGVISNIVADEIGIAAMLLGAGRATKEDEIDLAVGLMLRKKVGDAVKEGEPFVTIYANRENVEDVKAKIYENISIAETAVAPKLVHTVITD
- a CDS encoding cytidine deaminase codes for the protein MDKKKYIEEANKMLAKAYIPYSKFPVGAALVTKEGKIYTGCNIENASYGLCNCAERTAIFKAVSEGERDFSYLVITGETDGPISPCGACRQVIAEFCDPKMPVLLTNVKGDEKEVTVEQLLPGAFSIEDLK
- a CDS encoding CcdC family protein translates to MIALLSSIVAVCMAVGVMFLRFKAAKKPVTKKKIILPPIFMSTGAMMYFLPEFRLTSLEIVEAIIAGLIFSIFLIKTTKFEIRDEQIYMKPSKAFIFILVGLLAVRVALKSYLSQSIDLAELSGLFFLLAFAMIISWRIAMYRSFTKLEKTIKRAGISI
- a CDS encoding DUF896 domain-containing protein, which encodes MKNILFRINELSKKEKATGLTVDEKQEQQMLRQNYTQTFRGSLDSILLNTKIVDQNGLNVTPAALQDAQIRLKLSK